A region of the Sodalis ligni genome:
CGCCAATGGCTGGCCCACCCCCTTTGGATAAGCAGAAATTTTGGTAAGCCAGTGCGGCAACGCGACGATACAGGGCAATACGAAGTTCGGTGGTGAGAATGGCGGTATTCATAATACAATCTCCATGGAGTAACATTAAGATTGCGCTGGCGCGCGTTCGCCATGGAGCTCATCGGGCTGCAAATCCCGGCTGCCGACTCTTCGGCAGCAAGAGAATCATATTAAATTACGAATATTTATTGTTCATGAATCATGAACGAATTAATACCATGAACAAGTCAGGTGCGCAAAGCGCTGGTGGAGCAGACCACAGACCCTGCGGACCAACGTCAGAAACTGCTGTCGATGACGCCCGCCGGACGGGCTTTGTGGCAGGTCCTGCCCAACCCCATCGACCTTATCCTGAAAACCGCCTTCGAGGGTATCCCCGAGGACGACCTTGCCACCGTCGTGCGTGTGCTGAGCACCGGCACCGAAAGGCTGAATAACCTACTGCAGAAAGGAAAAAAATCATGATGACTATTCTTGTCACCGGCGGTACCGGTCTGGTGGGCAGCCGTCTTTTGCCCCGGCTTGTGGCAGCGGGCATCAACTGCCGCGCGCTGGTCCGCGCCGGTAAGACCGTTCCCCCAGGCGTGACGGCGGTCCAGGGCGATATCCTCGATCCGGCCTTGCTGGCCGCGGCGGTGAAAGGGGTCGACGCCGTCGTACATCTTGCCGCCGTCCTGCGCCTCCCCGAGCCTGAAAAAATCTGGGCCGTCAATCTTGAGGGCGCGCGCAATCTGATTGCGGTAGTCAACAACCATGACCTTCACTCTGTCATACTCCCTCTATAGCCGCGATGCAGCTCAGTTGCTTGGGTTGTCAATCCACAATGCACCGATCGAGCGTGAGTTGACGATATAAGTATTGGCAGAGCATTGCCATACTTCCTGGTAGGCCGCAGTCATTCTCATACCCATAGTTTCCACTCCACCATCAAGATGCATTGCCGATTTTTTGAAAGAAAACGGTAAGGTATAAAAAACTTCAAGCACATGGATCTTGTCATAGCAAACCTACAGTGTTATCTTAGTAACAAGGTAACTATGTAAGGCCCGCTCAACTGTATATATCATTCTTTTCCTGCATGCAGCCGTAGTGCTGAATAAGCGGTAAAACCCATAGAGAGGATCGATAAATGACTGTTAACCAAGAAAACGTTTCAAAACCTTATACTGTAGAACGAGTGCAATCCGGTTTTCGTATTGAAAAACGTCTTCTAAAAGTACTTAAGGGTCTGGCCGAATATCACGATATAAGCTTGGGAAATCTTGTCGAAGGTATCGTACTACACGCCTTTGAAGGTAAGTGCGCATTCGGCGACCAAAGCCTTGCTCGTATTGGTGAACTTAAGAAAATCTATGGCCTTGATTTGACTGCTGATGTATCCCACCAATTGGTGGAAATTGAAAAATAATATGGCTGAAACGTTAAGTTATTATGCCATTTTTATATTGAGGACCAAGGACGATACATAAGTATCGTCTAGTTTCATATTAAAAGAATATGGAAAATGCCCAGTAAAAAAAGACGTCAGAATAAAAACCTTATTTCGTCTAAATTAAAAAAGGTTACTTCAAGGCCCAGGCTAATATTTGTTTTATATTCGAAATTTTGTATTTTTTTATACAAAAAGAAACTGCGTCGCAAAGCACGTATCGAACTGCTCAGAATGAATGATCGACAATTGCGTGACATTGGTTTAACTCGGGATGATCTACCCCGATAGCAACCCCGATTACCATCCCGCAATTTGTCTCCGCCATAGAATCTACCAAGCAACGGACGCTCGTCGCGTCGCAACCAAGGCGTGTTGCGGCAACTCGATTTTTTGCCGGGAAGATACGTGGCGGGGGTGAGGCCAATGCCATGAGCCACGCCGATTTGGCAATGGTTGGACCCGGACTTGTAAAAACCGGCAATACCGTGCTCACATTGACTTTTCACGGATTTAAGCTATTCCTTAAGAGGTGAGTAAAATAATTTTAACCCCCCCCGCAAATTTTCTATAAAAAATAAGGTCAGGCAATGAAATACATTATCTCCATACTGGCTGTAACCGTTCTGTTTTCTGCCTCTACTTTTGCGGCAAAGCAGATTACCCGTGAAGAGTCCGCTAATTACACCAAAATAGGCGATGTGTCTCTTACGCAGACGGGCACCCCTTCCATCGGTCATAAAAAACTGGCAAAAGAAGCAAATAAAAAATGTTGGGCATCGGGCAACGTAAAAGCACGTGATTGCTTCTATCTTATTGTCGATAGATCAGGTCACGAGTCGGATCATAAAACCGTTAATGCCGAAGTCTTCAAAAAATAAAGTATTAAAGCCTCGTATTTAATATTTTAAATCGTAAGCATGTGTATCTGATTAAACCTGATCTTAACGTTATATGTTTTTACAGGTGTCTGTCTGGTTAAATCTGGCTTAAATTTTCTAGGCCAGATGCGCCTGCAGTTTAGTAATGTTTCATCTACGACCGGGCACGGCACAATTTTATTTAGCAGATGCTTCCGTTCATTCACTTTCAGTGCCTTCGACCGTCAGTAAATTTGCCCAATCGTACTGCTGCTATCAAAACAATCGACTACCGGTGCTTGCCGGTTCCAAACGACCCACGCCTTGATAAAAATTCCTCTTGTACATGATGCAAGCTAATGTATTAAATATGAAACGCTACGGTGCCTTTACCGCAACCGCCGCTCCGCTCAATGTTGAAGCGTTTTACAAACGACGATCCCGCATTGATACCAAGACAGCGCTTTTCGGAGAAAAAGATGGCTTTAGCTTATCCAATCTACCTATGTGATAACCGACCCGCCAACCTGCGCGCACTTATCTCCATTGTAACGGGAGAGCCATTCTGAAGGCGGAAATCTCCGTTGCGGAAGCACGTCGCGTCGCGCTTACGGCCCAGGGCTTCAACGGGCTGCATCGCCTGGAGGCTGTCGGCGCGGCTCAGCTGCGCAAGGGCGTTGAAAAGCTCGGTCTACTTCAGATCGACAGCGTGAATATTCTAGTGCGCGCGCACTATATGCCGCTCTACTCACGCCTGGGCTCTTACGAACCGGCGCTCCTCGACGCGCTGTCGGCAGCCAAACCCAAGCGCTTCTTCGAATATTGGGGACATGAGGCGTCCATGCTGCCCATTGACTGTCAACCACTGCTGCGCTGGCGTATGAACCGCGCGCTTCGCGGCCAGGGCGTGTGGCGGCAACTCGAGCCCTTTGCCGGGGAGAAGCGGGGCGAGGCCGATGCCCTGCTTGCCCGTATTGAGGCAGAGGGTCCGCTGGCCGCATCCGATATAGCGGGCAGCCGAGCCGCAAAGGGCATGTGGGTATGGAGCGCCGCCAAGCATGCGCTGGAATGGCTGTTCTGGGCCGGGCTGGTTGCCTCAACCCACCGCAGGGGCAGCTTTGAGCGGGTCTACGATCTGCCCGAGCGGGTGTTGCCACGGGCTATCCTGCAACTCCCCACGCCAAGCGGCGTTGATGCCCGGCGGGCGCTTATCGAACGCTCCGGGCGCGCCTTGGGCATCGCGACGGTGGATGACCTGCGTGACTACTATCGCATCCCCGCGCCGGACGCAAGGTTGCCCATCGAACAGTTGGTGGAAGAGGGAACCCTCATCCCGGTGCGGGTGCGTGGCTGGCAGCAGCAGGCCTATTTACACAAAGAGGCCCGCGCCGGTCGCAAGCTTGAGGGCGCGGCACTTCTGTCGCCCTTCGACCCGCTTATATGGCACCGTCCGCGCACCGAGAGGGTATTCGGATTCCGCTATCGCCTTGAAATCTACACGCCCGCCCATAAGCGCGAGCACGGTTATTACGTACTGCCCTTCCTGCTGGATGGCGCGCTCGTCGCCCGCGTGGACCTGAAGGCGGATCGCAAAACCGGCACACTGCTCGTCCTGCGGGCACATATCGAGCCCGGTGCGCCGCAGTGTACGGTGGAACGACTTATGGGAGAGCTTCACCTGATGGCGTCCTGGCTAGGACTGTCGAACCTGACCATTGTGCCGGCAGCGGCTGTCCATCCTCTATGTTGCGAGCAAGTCTGTTTTGGCAATATTAGAAACAGTTAAGGAACCATTTAGTCTCAGGATGGCACTCTACAGCTTCATTCTTTTGCTGTGTGCCATGGATGGGCAAGTGAATCGGTCGGGCTGTCAGGTCCGGCCTTTTTTTTCAACCCGCCAGGTCTGTTTGCGGTGTCATGCCCTTTCGAGTGACGAGCAGAAGTTGCGCGTGTAGATAACGCCATAAACCGACTGCATAGCCAACATTTCAAGGGATATCAGTTAATGGCCGTCGATACCAAAAGACGAAACATAGTGATGTTCGTTATGTTCCATTAGCTGTAACAATCTCGGATGGACAAAAAGCTTTTCTTTCCCAACCGCCATCTTGTTCGTTCATGTACGGATTTTTCATTTTTCAGGGAGCCATCGCCAGACCACCAGCGCCAGCAGGAGATGAACCAGCGCTGAAACCAGCATCAGCATCGCCAAAGGCGAGACGATAAGCGAAAATACCAGGCCGGTCAGGGCGATACCCATCAGCGACCCCAGCTGACGCAGCGTGGTGTGTACCGCAGAGGCGGAAGCCACCATCGCTAAAGGCGCTCGGTGCAAGACGGTGGATGTCATCGGCGGCACGACAAAGGCGGCGCCTCCGGCCAAGAGTGCCATAGCGATAATCACCAAAGGGGTGATGTGATCTGCTAAAAACAGCATGCCAAGATAGCCGCAGGCGCTTAGCGCTAATCCGGTGATCATCTGTTTTTTGCCCCCCCAATGCGCCATCAACCGACCGGAGAGTAAATTGCCGGCCATCAGGCAAAGCGCCAACGGCAGCAGCGCCATACCCGTACGCAAAGGGGAAAGGTGCAAATGGTGCTGCAATTCCAGGCTCATGGCATAGATGCCGCCGAAGTAACATACGTTAATCATCATGCCGGTGAGATTGGCGATGGTAAACCCGGCATCCTGAAACAGGGACTGCGGGACCAGCGGAGAAACGGCGCGTCGTTCCACCATGATAAAGCCTGCCGCGCCCGCCAGGGAAATCCCTGCGGCAAGTTCGATCAAGCTGCTGGCCCATCCCAGCGCAGGCAGTTCTATCAGCAGATAACTCAACGCGGTCAGCGTCGTTATACCGAGCATTTGTCCCGCCATATCAAAATCCCGCTCGCGGCCGCCGTGAACTCGGGGCAACAGACGAAACGCCGCCAGCAGGCCGCACAGACCGATGGGAATATTGATCAAAAAAACGCTGCGCCAGCCGAAAAAATTGACCAGAAAACCCCCCAATATTGGCCCCGCCGCGGCGGCAAGGGAAACGACGGCGCCAAACAGGCCAATATTTCGTTGCCGGAGCGCATTGTCTAGCCAGATAAGAGGCATAAGCGCAAAGGATGCGGGAATAAATAACGCCGCGCCCATGCCCTGGATCAGCCTCAGCATAATCAATTGGCCGATTGAATGGGCCAGACCACACCCCAATGACGCGCCGATAAACAGCAGCAGGCCAAGCATCCATATACGACGGGTGCCGTGGCGATCGGCCAGCGCACCGGCGGACAGCATCAGGCCGGTCAGCGTCAGATTGTAAGCGTCCACTGCCCAGGTAATGCCCGCTACCGTCGTTCGCAGCTCAGACTGTATGCTGGCGATAGCGATATTAATCACATTAACATCCAGAATCGCCATAAACATGCCGGCGCAGAGCACCAGCAAAACGGCAAATTGCCTCCTTTGGGCGGGAGTTTCGCCGCCGTTAGCTATAACTCTCGCTTCGTTCATGGTTTATTCCTTCTGTTTCCTTGTCTGCCATGAGTGTAAAGAGGAATCAGCGGGCTTAAAATGCAGCAAGAATCAGGTCAGGTGCGGCAAAAATGCAGCGGGGGAGAAATGAACTGGGATAATACGCGTTATTTATTGGCTATCGCCCGCACCGGCAGCCTGCGTGCGGCGGCGGCCAGCCTCGGCGTCGATCAGGCCACCGTTGCCCGTCGCCTGCGCACGCTGGAGCAGGAATTAAACATCGGCCTGTTTACCCGCCATCCCGAGGGTTATAGCCTGACGGCCGCCGGTAGGTTATTGGTGCCGGAAGCGGAAAAGATGGAAGCCGCCGCGGCGGCAATGGGGCGCAAAACCATCGGTTTGGACACAACCTTGGCCGGCACGGTGCATATTGCCTCAACGGAAACGTTGGCGCGCTGTTTTTTACTGCCGGCACTGCGGGAATTGCGCCAGTCGTCTCCCGGTATTACCGTAACGCTCTCCACCGCACCCGCGCTGTTGGATATTAAACGCGGCGAAGCCGACCTGGCGGTGCGCAGCGCGCGTCCGACGGACGGCAGCTTGATTATCCGTCGGCTGGCCACCGTGCGGATGGGGTTGTACGCCTCGGCGGAGTATGTTTCCAGGCACGGCCTGCCGGTAGCCGGCAGCGCCTTTGCGGGACATGAGCTGGTCATGTTTCCCCGTGACGTGCTGCCCCAGTATTGGCAGGAATTGTGTGGCGAACCCTTGACCAACGGCAATATCGTTATGGAAACCGCCTCGCAATTGCTGATGATTGAAGCGGTCAGGCAAGGAATGGGGATCAGTATGATGGCGCAAGAAATAGTGGAAAGATGCTGCCCCGAACTGGTCAACGTGATGCCGTCCCGCAGCGACTCCGCCGATATCTGGCTGGTGGTCAATCCTGATGTCTGGTCTGCGGGGCGCGTCCGTGTGGTAATAGAGGCGATTAAGGACGCTTTTGGCTCGCGGTAAGTGAATGTGAATGAGATTTTATAATGGCAAGGCAAGTATAAAGGGTTCCCTAGCGGCTCCCGACGTTGTCGAATCCGCCATGCCCGCGTCAGAATTTGCCGCGTCTCGTTTGACATCGGTTCCCGGCTTGGATTTGAATTATTCCACCATGATCCCCATACCTTTACCCGCCCATATTAAAAGGTAGGCCTGGAATTAGGTTTAAGACTGATGGCGGGTATGGAACACCAAGATACTAATACAGGAAAAGGCTAAGCGTATAAGGGGTAAAACGGCCGGCCATAAAAACGGGCTGATTAAGATAAATCTAATCAGCCGCTGGAATGCCGTACCAGGCGTGGTCTATAAGTCATTATTTCTTGGTGCTGCCTTTTCCTTTGACTTATCGCCCTTTTATCATCACTTTTATCCTTACCGGATGCCTTTGCTTTTTCCGCCGGCTTCTCTTTTGCAGGCGCCTTTTCCTTTGTTGGAGCAAACGCTCTCTTACCTTCTTGATATATAGTCATTTTAACTCCAAAATAATACGTAAAAGTTAGGGTAAGGTATAAATTAAAATGCTTTTAGCATATAATCAACACTATGCATTTTATTCGCACTTACTTAAATAAGTTTAGTCATAGAGTGAGCTTATACAAATTTATTTTGCGATCTATTTAACACTATGCAGCATTGACGGATTTATTTTCTCGATTAACGTCACAGGTTTCTATACTTGCCGCTTTCAGTTCGAGTTTGCCGTCAACCACTTCGTCAATATAGGAAATGAGTAATGGTTCTTTCCCCAACGCTCGGGGAAACGCCGTTATGGCGAAGGCCTGAACTTAGGTAAAGTATGCTGAAAAATTTGCCAATCAAGGCCATTGCCGCGCTTCATCGGGCTAATGACATCAGCTTACAAATCAGCGGGAACGACGCATTGCGTTCAGGAAAATTCCGTTGCAGCATGCAGACTCGGTATAATGCCGGCGACTCTATTGCCACCGGGTTTTAGAGCCGTGCCCTTGCCCCTAAAAGAGCATTTCAATATGAATGGCGCAGAATCAGTAAGCAAGACGATGAGCCTCGATTTCCAGAGCCACCTTGCGGAACTTGAGGCCCAAGGTCTGCTTGTTCGCATCGATCGACCCATCAATAAAGATACCGAGCTGCACCCTTTGGTTCGTTGCCAGTTTATCGGCGGGATCGCCGAGGACGACCGCCGGGCTTTTCTTTTTACCCACGTCGTCGATGCCGCCGGCCGCCGCTACGACATGCCGGTGGCGGTGGGCGCCTTTGCCGCGTCGCCGCGTATTTATGGACTGGGCATTGGCCGGACTCTGGAAGATATCGGCGCCGACTGGCTAAATGCCATCAAAAATCCCATCACGCCGGTTACGGTCACTGCGCCGCCTTGCCAGGAAATCATCATCACGGGTGACGAGCTCAAGCGTCCCGGCGGCGGGCTGGCAGCGCTGCCGGTACCGGTTTCAACGCCGGGCTTTGACGCCGCGCCGTATCTCACCGCAACCCTGTGCATTACCGCCGATCCTGATAGCGGGGTGCGCAATATCGGCACCTATCGGGCCGCCCTGAAAAGCACCAACCGGTTGGGGGTGCGGATGTCGTCACGCATCGGCGGCGCCGGCGGCTATCTACACTGGTGCAAATACCGCGATCGGGGAGAACGGATGCCCTGCGCCATTGTTATCGGCGCCGCTCCGGTGGTGATGTATACCGGCCCGGAAAAGCTGGCTATTGATCAGGATGAACTGTCGGTGGCCGGCGCCCTGGCCGGCACGGCAATAAGGACCGCACGGGGTGTGACGGTGGACCTTGAAGTCCCCGCCGACGCTGAGATTGTCATTGAAGGGCTAATCGATACCGACCTGCTTGAGCCGGAAGGGCCGTTTGGCGAGAGCAACGGCTATGTCGCCCTGGAGGATTTCAATATGTCCATGGAAGTGACCGCCATCACGCACCGGCGATCAGCCGTTTTTGCCTCTATGATAAGCCAGGTGTCTCCCAGCGAATCCAGCGTTATCAAAAAGCTGGCCCTGGAACCTCTGTTCCTGAACCACCTGCGCGAGCATCTGTCCCTGAAAAGCGCTTTGCGGGTGGTGATGCATGAGCCGCTGAGCAATCTGCGGCCGATCATCTTTGTCCAATTTGCCAATAACACGCCCAAAAGCGAAATCTGGCGGGGCCTGCAGGGCACAGCCGCCCGGCAGGCCGACAGCGGCAAAATGGTTATCGCCGTGAGCGAGGATATCGAACCGGAACATACGGACGCGGTAATGTGGTCTCTGGCCTATCGCTGTAATCCCATTGAAGACGTGCATATCGAGCCCTACCGTTCCGGCGGGCATTCGCCCAAATCGGGACCGGCCCACGCCGATTCCACCCTGCTTATCGATGCGACGCTTAAATATCCCATGGCGCCCCTCGCGCTGCCGGGGCGGGAATATATGGAACGGGCGCAGAC
Encoded here:
- a CDS encoding MFS transporter, whose translation is MNEARVIANGGETPAQRRQFAVLLVLCAGMFMAILDVNVINIAIASIQSELRTTVAGITWAVDAYNLTLTGLMLSAGALADRHGTRRIWMLGLLLFIGASLGCGLAHSIGQLIMLRLIQGMGAALFIPASFALMPLIWLDNALRQRNIGLFGAVVSLAAAAGPILGGFLVNFFGWRSVFLINIPIGLCGLLAAFRLLPRVHGGRERDFDMAGQMLGITTLTALSYLLIELPALGWASSLIELAAGISLAGAAGFIMVERRAVSPLVPQSLFQDAGFTIANLTGMMINVCYFGGIYAMSLELQHHLHLSPLRTGMALLPLALCLMAGNLLSGRLMAHWGGKKQMITGLALSACGYLGMLFLADHITPLVIIAMALLAGGAAFVVPPMTSTVLHRAPLAMVASASAVHTTLRQLGSLMGIALTGLVFSLIVSPLAMLMLVSALVHLLLALVVWRWLPEK
- a CDS encoding UbiD family decarboxylase; its protein translation is MNGAESVSKTMSLDFQSHLAELEAQGLLVRIDRPINKDTELHPLVRCQFIGGIAEDDRRAFLFTHVVDAAGRRYDMPVAVGAFAASPRIYGLGIGRTLEDIGADWLNAIKNPITPVTVTAPPCQEIIITGDELKRPGGGLAALPVPVSTPGFDAAPYLTATLCITADPDSGVRNIGTYRAALKSTNRLGVRMSSRIGGAGGYLHWCKYRDRGERMPCAIVIGAAPVVMYTGPEKLAIDQDELSVAGALAGTAIRTARGVTVDLEVPADAEIVIEGLIDTDLLEPEGPFGESNGYVALEDFNMSMEVTAITHRRSAVFASMISQVSPSESSVIKKLALEPLFLNHLREHLSLKSALRVVMHEPLSNLRPIIFVQFANNTPKSEIWRGLQGTAARQADSGKMVIAVSEDIEPEHTDAVMWSLAYRCNPIEDVHIEPYRSGGHSPKSGPAHADSTLLIDATLKYPMAPLALPGREYMERAQTLWRELGLPALTPRSPWYGYSMGDWNDIWQDFARNAVAGEWSKNGENTWQRRRGGLTPETPARLVETEKKPNK
- a CDS encoding DUF1127 domain-containing protein, producing MNDRQLRDIGLTRDDLPR
- a CDS encoding MarR family winged helix-turn-helix transcriptional regulator, which gives rise to MEQTTDPADQRQKLLSMTPAGRALWQVLPNPIDLILKTAFEGIPEDDLATVVRVLSTGTERLNNLLQKGKKS
- a CDS encoding winged helix-turn-helix domain-containing protein, which translates into the protein MPLYSRLGSYEPALLDALSAAKPKRFFEYWGHEASMLPIDCQPLLRWRMNRALRGQGVWRQLEPFAGEKRGEADALLARIEAEGPLAASDIAGSRAAKGMWVWSAAKHALEWLFWAGLVASTHRRGSFERVYDLPERVLPRAILQLPTPSGVDARRALIERSGRALGIATVDDLRDYYRIPAPDARLPIEQLVEEGTLIPVRVRGWQQQAYLHKEARAGRKLEGAALLSPFDPLIWHRPRTERVFGFRYRLEIYTPAHKREHGYYVLPFLLDGALVARVDLKADRKTGTLLVLRAHIEPGAPQCTVERLMGELHLMASWLGLSNLTIVPAAAVHPLCCEQVCFGNIRNS
- a CDS encoding NAD-dependent epimerase/dehydratase family protein, whose translation is MMTILVTGGTGLVGSRLLPRLVAAGINCRALVRAGKTVPPGVTAVQGDILDPALLAAAVKGVDAVVHLAAVLRLPEPEKIWAVNLEGARNLIAVVNNHDLHSVILPL
- a CDS encoding LysR family transcriptional regulator yields the protein MQQESGQVRQKCSGGEMNWDNTRYLLAIARTGSLRAAAASLGVDQATVARRLRTLEQELNIGLFTRHPEGYSLTAAGRLLVPEAEKMEAAAAAMGRKTIGLDTTLAGTVHIASTETLARCFLLPALRELRQSSPGITVTLSTAPALLDIKRGEADLAVRSARPTDGSLIIRRLATVRMGLYASAEYVSRHGLPVAGSAFAGHELVMFPRDVLPQYWQELCGEPLTNGNIVMETASQLLMIEAVRQGMGISMMAQEIVERCCPELVNVMPSRSDSADIWLVVNPDVWSAGRVRVVIEAIKDAFGSR